In Clupea harengus chromosome 1, Ch_v2.0.2, whole genome shotgun sequence, one DNA window encodes the following:
- the LOC105899316 gene encoding tubulin delta chain-like isoform X2, with product MSAVILQVGQCGNQVGLEWCEMLSKTSEQCGHGSPYITKEGTLAVVCVDSDPKVLRRAQRLVRNKTLLESNIVQGKGGRGNNWAYGYHGHWVEEGDQLLQQAMEAVRQEAERRDYYGGTIMLHSVSGGTGSGLGSRLCEEIRAEFPVSHILTVSVVPHQSGESPLQHYNTLLSLAALHRSSDAILLFHNDQALSYSRDLQKKVSGTFGLSSGLAQGTLSFMNKHIVSCIAGLLLPVHNLTTASNWSLGVEPWELIRSVCPMPAAKLLSITQAGSREKLKWDSLASSTLQSVPQVSLAGRSYTSRAVLAVARGDQDNSFIMSSALNKLKRGHRCVAWNPFPVDHWTDPCNEVCLSPNAHLLTVCSNHSSVTSLLDHVVHRTKEMICVRAYLHWYERYGVEDQDFQQAVETLLKVVEEYDAH from the exons ATGTCGGCCGTGATACTTCAGGTGGGTCAATGTGGAAATCAAGTGGGCCTTGAATGGTGCGAGATGCTGTCAAAGACCTCCGAACAATGCGGACATGG GTCTCCTTACATCACGAAAGAAGGCACCTTGGCAGTGGTCTGTGTAGACAGTGATCCCAAGGTTTTGAGAAGAGCTCAGCGGCTGGTTAGGAATAA AACGTTACTTGAGTCCAATATTGTCCAAGGAAAAGGAGGCAGAGGAAACAACTGGGCTTATG GCTACCATGGACACTGGGTTGAAGAGGGTGATCAGCTGCTCCAACAGGCAATGGAGGCTGTGAggcaggaggcagagagacgTGATTACTATGGTGGAACTATAATGTTGCACAGTGTCAGTGGAGGCACGGGATCTG GACTGGGCTCACGGCTTTGTGAGGAGATTCGTGCAGAGTTTCCTGTGAGTCACATTCTCACAGTCTCTGTGGTCCCCCATCAGAGTGGAGAGAGCCCACTCCAGCACTACAACACCCTACTGAGCCTGGCTGCTCTACACAG AAGTTCTGATGCCATCCTCCTCTTTCACAATGACCAGGCCCTCAGCTACAGCAGGGACCTACAGAAGAAGGTTTCCGGCACATTTGGACTTTCTAGTGGTCTGGCGCAAGGCACTCTTTCATTCATGAATAAACATATTGTCTCATGTATCGCTGGACTTCTGCTACCTGTTCACAACCTCACAACAGCCAG CAATTGGAGTTTAGGTGTGGAGCCTTGGGAGCTGATTCGGTCTGTGTGCCCAATGCCTGCAGCTAAACTCCTGTCCATCACCCAGGCAGGCTCCAG AGAAAAACTGAAATGGGACAGTTTGGCAAGCAGCACTCTCCAATCTGTACCACAGGTGTCTCTCGCAGGGAGATCT TACACCAGTCGGGCTGTTCTTGCAGTGGCAAGAGGTGACCAGGACAACTCTTTTATAATGTCCAGTGCACTAAATAAACTAAAGCGAGGACATCGTTGTGTAGCATGGAACCCCTTCCCCGTCGATCACTGGACAG ATCCTTGTAATGAGGTTTGTTTGTCACCAAATGCACACCTTCTTACGGTTTGCTCCAATCACAGCAGTGTCACCTCTTTGCTCGATCACGTGGTGCACCGAACAAAAGAGATGATTTGTGTGCGAGCTTATCTACACTGGTATGAACGCTATGGTGTGGAGGATCAAGACTTTCAGCAGGCTGTGGAAACTCTCCTGAAAGTCGTGGAGGAGTATGATGCACATTGA
- the LOC105899316 gene encoding tubulin delta chain-like isoform X6: MSAVILQVGQCGNQVGLEWCEMLSKTSEQCGHGSPYITKEGTLAVVCVDSDPKVLRRAQRLVRNKTLLESNIVQGKGGRGNNWAYGYHGHWVEEGDQLLQQAMEAVRQEAERRDYYGGTIMLHSVSGGTGSGLGSRLCEEIRAEFPVSHILTVSVVPHQSGESPLQHYNTLLSLAALHRSSDAILLFHNDQALSYSRDLQKKVSGTFGLSSGLAQGTLSFMNKHIVSCIAGLLLPVHNLTTASNWSLGVEPWELIRSVCPMPAAKLLSITQAGSRSDLINASARL, from the exons ATGTCGGCCGTGATACTTCAGGTGGGTCAATGTGGAAATCAAGTGGGCCTTGAATGGTGCGAGATGCTGTCAAAGACCTCCGAACAATGCGGACATGG GTCTCCTTACATCACGAAAGAAGGCACCTTGGCAGTGGTCTGTGTAGACAGTGATCCCAAGGTTTTGAGAAGAGCTCAGCGGCTGGTTAGGAATAA AACGTTACTTGAGTCCAATATTGTCCAAGGAAAAGGAGGCAGAGGAAACAACTGGGCTTATG GCTACCATGGACACTGGGTTGAAGAGGGTGATCAGCTGCTCCAACAGGCAATGGAGGCTGTGAggcaggaggcagagagacgTGATTACTATGGTGGAACTATAATGTTGCACAGTGTCAGTGGAGGCACGGGATCTG GACTGGGCTCACGGCTTTGTGAGGAGATTCGTGCAGAGTTTCCTGTGAGTCACATTCTCACAGTCTCTGTGGTCCCCCATCAGAGTGGAGAGAGCCCACTCCAGCACTACAACACCCTACTGAGCCTGGCTGCTCTACACAG AAGTTCTGATGCCATCCTCCTCTTTCACAATGACCAGGCCCTCAGCTACAGCAGGGACCTACAGAAGAAGGTTTCCGGCACATTTGGACTTTCTAGTGGTCTGGCGCAAGGCACTCTTTCATTCATGAATAAACATATTGTCTCATGTATCGCTGGACTTCTGCTACCTGTTCACAACCTCACAACAGCCAG CAATTGGAGTTTAGGTGTGGAGCCTTGGGAGCTGATTCGGTCTGTGTGCCCAATGCCTGCAGCTAAACTCCTGTCCATCACCCAGGCAGGCTCCAGGTCTGATCTCATCAATGCTTCTGCCCGTCTTTAA
- the LOC105899316 gene encoding tubulin delta chain-like isoform X3 — MLSKTSEQCGHGSPYITKEGTLAVVCVDSDPKVLRRAQRLVRNKTLLESNIVQGKGGRGNNWAYGYHGHWVEEGDQLLQQAMEAVRQEAERRDYYGGTIMLHSVSGGTGSGLGSRLCEEIRAEFPVSHILTVSVVPHQSGESPLQHYNTLLSLAALHRSSDAILLFHNDQALSYSRDLQKKVSGTFGLSSGLAQGTLSFMNKHIVSCIAGLLLPVHNLTTASNWSLGVEPWELIRSVCPMPAAKLLSITQAGSREKLKWDSLASSTLQSVPQVSLAGRSYTSRAVLAVARGDQDNSFIMSSALNKLKRGHRCVAWNPFPVDHWTVCVILCLFSDPCNEVCLSPNAHLLTVCSNHSSVTSLLDHVVHRTKEMICVRAYLHWYERYGVEDQDFQQAVETLLKVVEEYDAH, encoded by the exons ATGCTGTCAAAGACCTCCGAACAATGCGGACATGG GTCTCCTTACATCACGAAAGAAGGCACCTTGGCAGTGGTCTGTGTAGACAGTGATCCCAAGGTTTTGAGAAGAGCTCAGCGGCTGGTTAGGAATAA AACGTTACTTGAGTCCAATATTGTCCAAGGAAAAGGAGGCAGAGGAAACAACTGGGCTTATG GCTACCATGGACACTGGGTTGAAGAGGGTGATCAGCTGCTCCAACAGGCAATGGAGGCTGTGAggcaggaggcagagagacgTGATTACTATGGTGGAACTATAATGTTGCACAGTGTCAGTGGAGGCACGGGATCTG GACTGGGCTCACGGCTTTGTGAGGAGATTCGTGCAGAGTTTCCTGTGAGTCACATTCTCACAGTCTCTGTGGTCCCCCATCAGAGTGGAGAGAGCCCACTCCAGCACTACAACACCCTACTGAGCCTGGCTGCTCTACACAG AAGTTCTGATGCCATCCTCCTCTTTCACAATGACCAGGCCCTCAGCTACAGCAGGGACCTACAGAAGAAGGTTTCCGGCACATTTGGACTTTCTAGTGGTCTGGCGCAAGGCACTCTTTCATTCATGAATAAACATATTGTCTCATGTATCGCTGGACTTCTGCTACCTGTTCACAACCTCACAACAGCCAG CAATTGGAGTTTAGGTGTGGAGCCTTGGGAGCTGATTCGGTCTGTGTGCCCAATGCCTGCAGCTAAACTCCTGTCCATCACCCAGGCAGGCTCCAG AGAAAAACTGAAATGGGACAGTTTGGCAAGCAGCACTCTCCAATCTGTACCACAGGTGTCTCTCGCAGGGAGATCT TACACCAGTCGGGCTGTTCTTGCAGTGGCAAGAGGTGACCAGGACAACTCTTTTATAATGTCCAGTGCACTAAATAAACTAAAGCGAGGACATCGTTGTGTAGCATGGAACCCCTTCCCCGTCGATCACTGGACAG TGTGTGTAATTCTGTGCTTATTTTCAGATCCTTGTAATGAGGTTTGTTTGTCACCAAATGCACACCTTCTTACGGTTTGCTCCAATCACAGCAGTGTCACCTCTTTGCTCGATCACGTGGTGCACCGAACAAAAGAGATGATTTGTGTGCGAGCTTATCTACACTGGTATGAACGCTATGGTGTGGAGGATCAAGACTTTCAGCAGGCTGTGGAAACTCTCCTGAAAGTCGTGGAGGAGTATGATGCACATTGA
- the LOC105899316 gene encoding tubulin delta chain-like isoform X1, producing the protein MSAVILQVGQCGNQVGLEWCEMLSKTSEQCGHGSPYITKEGTLAVVCVDSDPKVLRRAQRLVRNKTLLESNIVQGKGGRGNNWAYGYHGHWVEEGDQLLQQAMEAVRQEAERRDYYGGTIMLHSVSGGTGSGLGSRLCEEIRAEFPVSHILTVSVVPHQSGESPLQHYNTLLSLAALHRSSDAILLFHNDQALSYSRDLQKKVSGTFGLSSGLAQGTLSFMNKHIVSCIAGLLLPVHNLTTASNWSLGVEPWELIRSVCPMPAAKLLSITQAGSREKLKWDSLASSTLQSVPQVSLAGRSYTSRAVLAVARGDQDNSFIMSSALNKLKRGHRCVAWNPFPVDHWTVCVILCLFSDPCNEVCLSPNAHLLTVCSNHSSVTSLLDHVVHRTKEMICVRAYLHWYERYGVEDQDFQQAVETLLKVVEEYDAH; encoded by the exons ATGTCGGCCGTGATACTTCAGGTGGGTCAATGTGGAAATCAAGTGGGCCTTGAATGGTGCGAGATGCTGTCAAAGACCTCCGAACAATGCGGACATGG GTCTCCTTACATCACGAAAGAAGGCACCTTGGCAGTGGTCTGTGTAGACAGTGATCCCAAGGTTTTGAGAAGAGCTCAGCGGCTGGTTAGGAATAA AACGTTACTTGAGTCCAATATTGTCCAAGGAAAAGGAGGCAGAGGAAACAACTGGGCTTATG GCTACCATGGACACTGGGTTGAAGAGGGTGATCAGCTGCTCCAACAGGCAATGGAGGCTGTGAggcaggaggcagagagacgTGATTACTATGGTGGAACTATAATGTTGCACAGTGTCAGTGGAGGCACGGGATCTG GACTGGGCTCACGGCTTTGTGAGGAGATTCGTGCAGAGTTTCCTGTGAGTCACATTCTCACAGTCTCTGTGGTCCCCCATCAGAGTGGAGAGAGCCCACTCCAGCACTACAACACCCTACTGAGCCTGGCTGCTCTACACAG AAGTTCTGATGCCATCCTCCTCTTTCACAATGACCAGGCCCTCAGCTACAGCAGGGACCTACAGAAGAAGGTTTCCGGCACATTTGGACTTTCTAGTGGTCTGGCGCAAGGCACTCTTTCATTCATGAATAAACATATTGTCTCATGTATCGCTGGACTTCTGCTACCTGTTCACAACCTCACAACAGCCAG CAATTGGAGTTTAGGTGTGGAGCCTTGGGAGCTGATTCGGTCTGTGTGCCCAATGCCTGCAGCTAAACTCCTGTCCATCACCCAGGCAGGCTCCAG AGAAAAACTGAAATGGGACAGTTTGGCAAGCAGCACTCTCCAATCTGTACCACAGGTGTCTCTCGCAGGGAGATCT TACACCAGTCGGGCTGTTCTTGCAGTGGCAAGAGGTGACCAGGACAACTCTTTTATAATGTCCAGTGCACTAAATAAACTAAAGCGAGGACATCGTTGTGTAGCATGGAACCCCTTCCCCGTCGATCACTGGACAG TGTGTGTAATTCTGTGCTTATTTTCAGATCCTTGTAATGAGGTTTGTTTGTCACCAAATGCACACCTTCTTACGGTTTGCTCCAATCACAGCAGTGTCACCTCTTTGCTCGATCACGTGGTGCACCGAACAAAAGAGATGATTTGTGTGCGAGCTTATCTACACTGGTATGAACGCTATGGTGTGGAGGATCAAGACTTTCAGCAGGCTGTGGAAACTCTCCTGAAAGTCGTGGAGGAGTATGATGCACATTGA
- the LOC105899316 gene encoding tubulin delta chain-like isoform X5, with protein sequence MGYHGHWVEEGDQLLQQAMEAVRQEAERRDYYGGTIMLHSVSGGTGSGLGSRLCEEIRAEFPVSHILTVSVVPHQSGESPLQHYNTLLSLAALHRSSDAILLFHNDQALSYSRDLQKKVSGTFGLSSGLAQGTLSFMNKHIVSCIAGLLLPVHNLTTASNWSLGVEPWELIRSVCPMPAAKLLSITQAGSREKLKWDSLASSTLQSVPQVSLAGRSYTSRAVLAVARGDQDNSFIMSSALNKLKRGHRCVAWNPFPVDHWTVCVILCLFSDPCNEVCLSPNAHLLTVCSNHSSVTSLLDHVVHRTKEMICVRAYLHWYERYGVEDQDFQQAVETLLKVVEEYDAH encoded by the exons ATGG GCTACCATGGACACTGGGTTGAAGAGGGTGATCAGCTGCTCCAACAGGCAATGGAGGCTGTGAggcaggaggcagagagacgTGATTACTATGGTGGAACTATAATGTTGCACAGTGTCAGTGGAGGCACGGGATCTG GACTGGGCTCACGGCTTTGTGAGGAGATTCGTGCAGAGTTTCCTGTGAGTCACATTCTCACAGTCTCTGTGGTCCCCCATCAGAGTGGAGAGAGCCCACTCCAGCACTACAACACCCTACTGAGCCTGGCTGCTCTACACAG AAGTTCTGATGCCATCCTCCTCTTTCACAATGACCAGGCCCTCAGCTACAGCAGGGACCTACAGAAGAAGGTTTCCGGCACATTTGGACTTTCTAGTGGTCTGGCGCAAGGCACTCTTTCATTCATGAATAAACATATTGTCTCATGTATCGCTGGACTTCTGCTACCTGTTCACAACCTCACAACAGCCAG CAATTGGAGTTTAGGTGTGGAGCCTTGGGAGCTGATTCGGTCTGTGTGCCCAATGCCTGCAGCTAAACTCCTGTCCATCACCCAGGCAGGCTCCAG AGAAAAACTGAAATGGGACAGTTTGGCAAGCAGCACTCTCCAATCTGTACCACAGGTGTCTCTCGCAGGGAGATCT TACACCAGTCGGGCTGTTCTTGCAGTGGCAAGAGGTGACCAGGACAACTCTTTTATAATGTCCAGTGCACTAAATAAACTAAAGCGAGGACATCGTTGTGTAGCATGGAACCCCTTCCCCGTCGATCACTGGACAG TGTGTGTAATTCTGTGCTTATTTTCAGATCCTTGTAATGAGGTTTGTTTGTCACCAAATGCACACCTTCTTACGGTTTGCTCCAATCACAGCAGTGTCACCTCTTTGCTCGATCACGTGGTGCACCGAACAAAAGAGATGATTTGTGTGCGAGCTTATCTACACTGGTATGAACGCTATGGTGTGGAGGATCAAGACTTTCAGCAGGCTGTGGAAACTCTCCTGAAAGTCGTGGAGGAGTATGATGCACATTGA
- the LOC105899316 gene encoding tubulin delta chain-like isoform X4 has translation MSAVILQVGQCGNQVGLEWCEMLSKTSEQCGHGSPYITKEGTLAVVCVDSDPKVLRRAQRLVRNKTLLESNIVQGKGGRGNNWAYGYHGHWVEEGDQLLQQAMEAVRQEAERRDYYGGTIMLHSVSGGTGSGLGSRLCEEIRAEFPVSHILTVSVVPHQSGESPLQHYNTLLSLAALHRSSDAILLFHNDQALSYSRDLQKKVSGTFGLSSGLAQGTLSFMNKHIVSCIAGLLLPVHNLTTASNWSLGVEPWELIRSVCPMPAAKLLSITQAGSREKLKWDSLASSTLQSVPQVSLAGRSYTSRAVLAVARGDQDNSFIMSSALNKLKRGHRCVAWNPFPVDHWTAVSPLCSITWCTEQKR, from the exons ATGTCGGCCGTGATACTTCAGGTGGGTCAATGTGGAAATCAAGTGGGCCTTGAATGGTGCGAGATGCTGTCAAAGACCTCCGAACAATGCGGACATGG GTCTCCTTACATCACGAAAGAAGGCACCTTGGCAGTGGTCTGTGTAGACAGTGATCCCAAGGTTTTGAGAAGAGCTCAGCGGCTGGTTAGGAATAA AACGTTACTTGAGTCCAATATTGTCCAAGGAAAAGGAGGCAGAGGAAACAACTGGGCTTATG GCTACCATGGACACTGGGTTGAAGAGGGTGATCAGCTGCTCCAACAGGCAATGGAGGCTGTGAggcaggaggcagagagacgTGATTACTATGGTGGAACTATAATGTTGCACAGTGTCAGTGGAGGCACGGGATCTG GACTGGGCTCACGGCTTTGTGAGGAGATTCGTGCAGAGTTTCCTGTGAGTCACATTCTCACAGTCTCTGTGGTCCCCCATCAGAGTGGAGAGAGCCCACTCCAGCACTACAACACCCTACTGAGCCTGGCTGCTCTACACAG AAGTTCTGATGCCATCCTCCTCTTTCACAATGACCAGGCCCTCAGCTACAGCAGGGACCTACAGAAGAAGGTTTCCGGCACATTTGGACTTTCTAGTGGTCTGGCGCAAGGCACTCTTTCATTCATGAATAAACATATTGTCTCATGTATCGCTGGACTTCTGCTACCTGTTCACAACCTCACAACAGCCAG CAATTGGAGTTTAGGTGTGGAGCCTTGGGAGCTGATTCGGTCTGTGTGCCCAATGCCTGCAGCTAAACTCCTGTCCATCACCCAGGCAGGCTCCAG AGAAAAACTGAAATGGGACAGTTTGGCAAGCAGCACTCTCCAATCTGTACCACAGGTGTCTCTCGCAGGGAGATCT TACACCAGTCGGGCTGTTCTTGCAGTGGCAAGAGGTGACCAGGACAACTCTTTTATAATGTCCAGTGCACTAAATAAACTAAAGCGAGGACATCGTTGTGTAGCATGGAACCCCTTCCCCGTCGATCACTGGACAG CAGTGTCACCTCTTTGCTCGATCACGTGGTGCACCGAACAAAAGAGATGA